The sequence AAGCTGAGATGATTAATGGTTGTTAATAGCACAAACGCAGCCAAAGCTGTGGTCATTGTGTCACCCGCATACTGTCCTGAACCAACCCACAACGTTACAAATTTTTGGTTGAGTAAATATATTCCTCCAGCCAAAGGAAGCGCAAATAACAGGCTATATCGATGTAACTTCAAGAATGAATCACGTAACTTTCTGGCTTCACCACGCGCAGAAATCTCATTCAATGCAGGAGAGGCATTATCGTGTATACGATTCACAATGTTGAAAGCAATAGTAGTCGGCATTTGCGTTGAATAGTACACACTAACTGCCGCTGCTCCAAAAAGGTAGCCTACTACTATATTATCGGTAAGATAAACCAAGCGCCAAGCGATATTGATGAGCATTGACTGAAGGCCAAATGATAGCATTTCCTTCAATAGAACCCGATCTGAAATCCCCCACCTAGGTTTGAGCGAAGGATATGTTTTACGGAACTGCCAAGACGAAAGTGTAAAATTTAACGCTTCCGCAAGAACATGCCCAAGTATCAACCCCGCCAAGCCCATTCCAAGAAAAAGGAACCCCAATGAGAAAATAAGCCGTCCTGCATTGCCAATAATCCCAATAACACCGGAGGTTGCTAAATTTTGTGTCGCGCTCAGGCCGATTCCAAATACACTCCATGGAGATTTGAGCGCCTGCCATGTCGCAAGTATTAACATACCGTACTGAATAGATTCAACAGTTTGTTGTGTAGATGAAAAAAATATTCCTAATCGAGTACTAAACAGAAAAATGATACTTGCTATGAGTGCATTACTAATACACAAAAACGTCCTTGCAGTAGACAATACAGCTACCAGACGTTTTCCAGAATCGTCGCATCCAGTCGCTCTCGCCATGAAGACGTTGAGAGAAACAGAAATACCCAAGTCTAACATAGCAAGATAGCCGAGTACCTGCATCAGCAGAGCATACGCGCCCAACGTCTCCTGACCGGCAATACGAAGAACCAAGGGGGCCAGAAAAAGTTGCAAGACCATCTGCGTCCCGTATTGCAAAAAACTAACAAGGGCACCTTTAACAGCCCGCTCTGTTCGGTTCTTAATCTGTGCTGGCATACCTAATCAGCCTGCGAAAGTTCTTTCTGACCAAACGAACTAACGTTAAATTTTACCTGAGACTTCTTACCAGAGAAAAGATCGGTAAATTCGATGCTGTAATTCCCAACAGGATCATTGTACGCTATCGGCAATTCTACAGTGACAGGCTCTGCGCCCACCAGTACGACCTTATCAAACCAGTCAACATGATTGCCATCGACCTTAACACCCATCTTGAGTGCGTGCTTGCCCTCCGCGTCTGGCACTTCTACTACCATTTGTGCCATCATACCTTGGCGCGCCTCTGAAAGATGGAGGCTTACTACAGGCTGCGCTATGTGCCTGTCTGTCAGAGCAAAAAACGAAGCTCGATTGGGAATAATATTCGTGTCGAAATGGTCGGTCAGGCCATAGGAGCGAAAGGCTCGCAGATCGTAAATGTATTTCGACTTTGGCAAGGAAACCGTTACTCCTTCCACTTCGACTCCCTCGCGAAGCAAGGATAAAATCTCAATCCCCTGATTGCGCCACCGCGTAACCTCCAAGCCGTTCATTTTTCCATGAATTTTAATCGCAGGGGCGCCCCCCCAAAAATCTCTGATGAGAGTCTCTCCGGCCATTAACGCGGGCAAGCTGCTCATTTTGTTATTGAGAAGAATGGCACGCCCCTTACCCACGCTACGAACTATCACCTGTCCTAACGTAAAAATTTTGTTTTTTTCGGCCTGTTTGATTCCAAACATGTCATCAAGAATCCCCTTTTCACGCCTTTTACAATGATCATCATAAAGCCCAGGTCTCAAATCCGCGACCACTGTTCCGCCACCGGCAACATATTGTCGGATTAGTTCCGCCTCCTTGTCACTTATAGCCTCAGCGCGTGGGAGAAAGAGCATTCTAAACTTAGACAGATCCGTCTCGCTTTGGCGCAGCATCCGATCAGTTATATAGCGAAACTGGTACCCCGAATTTCGTATAAATTTTATGAGTGAAGAATGAGCTTCCTCATATGAACCAAAGGAAGCTCCCTCATCCAACTTATGAGCAAAGACTGAAGGATAAGAATAGAGTATTGCAATATCGTCATCCAGCATTACAGATTGGAGCAGCAAGTCCCCCAAACCATCCCTGACCATACGTGTATCTTCGACAACCTCCTCGATTTCAGGAAATGGCCTGAGATCGGGAGCGAGAAAACCGCGCAGGTCTCCAATACAACTCCACATCCACCACCAGATCGAGTCCGCGCCCAAATTTACAAGCCGCCAATACTTATACAACAGGGGCCCGGATGTTTTGTCACGCCCACCAATCCAGTTAGATCGGATGAATTCTCTTGGTGCAATTGAGCGTATGACCTCGTCTGCAATACTTTGATAGGGGACCCAGGAATCAAGGCTACGTATGATCAAATCTATATCATCCCCAGTCGCAAATCCAGCAGCACCATCAAAACCGGTCTTAGCTTGCGGATCAATACCTTTGTATGCTTTGGAGTATTTCAGACAGTACTGAACGTAATTCCAAGACTTATAGGCCTGGCGGTCAAACCAGCGAGGGTAATTTTTTAAAGCTAACGATGCCAATTCATCATCATCGGTGGAATTTAATAGACCTACATCTTTCCAC is a genomic window of Desulfomicrobium baculatum DSM 4028 containing:
- a CDS encoding lipopolysaccharide biosynthesis protein encodes the protein MPAQIKNRTERAVKGALVSFLQYGTQMVLQLFLAPLVLRIAGQETLGAYALLMQVLGYLAMLDLGISVSLNVFMARATGCDDSGKRLVAVLSTARTFLCISNALIASIIFLFSTRLGIFFSSTQQTVESIQYGMLILATWQALKSPWSVFGIGLSATQNLATSGVIGIIGNAGRLIFSLGFLFLGMGLAGLILGHVLAEALNFTLSSWQFRKTYPSLKPRWGISDRVLLKEMLSFGLQSMLINIAWRLVYLTDNIVVGYLFGAAAVSVYYSTQMPTTIAFNIVNRIHDNASPALNEISARGEARKLRDSFLKLHRYSLLFALPLAGGIYLLNQKFVTLWVGSGQYAGDTMTTALAAFVLLTTINHLSFIFFISSGRILLFGIIGVLEGLTNLGLSIWLGKIIGLEGVMLASVIANIPATALVLYISMRRLGIGVLEYLRLCVFRSIVPATVGYLLAYMVGILLPSEGWFTFIAQGTTMVTVCGGVTYLFCLLNYEQDVVRRVFNKINFCQYYK